In one Phalacrocorax carbo chromosome 16, bPhaCar2.1, whole genome shotgun sequence genomic region, the following are encoded:
- the UTS2R gene encoding urotensin-2 receptor yields the protein MSLTDELESHFSATPFMVTDTSDGSLFRIRPNASANATGDGVPATSSMEDMIAICTIGTILSLMCVIGVTGNVYTLLVMCHYLRSSASMYIYIINLALADLLYLLTIPFIVGTYFIQKWYFGDIGCRILFSLDFLTMHASIFTLTVMSTERYFAVLKPLDTVKRSKSYRKAIAVVIWLVSLLLTLPMLIMIQLVQRDNKSICLPTWSKLSYRVYLTILFGTSIVGPGVIIGYLYIRLAKIYWVSQTASFKQTKRLPNQKVLYLIFTIVLVFWACFLPFWIWQLLFQYYESFPLSPKVMKNINYLTTCLTYSNSCINPFLYTLLTKNYREYLKNRQRSLNSSSGYFQRRNRFQRISGRSLSTSSQHCTETYVLAHAPLGNSSA from the coding sequence ATGTCCCTAACTGATGAGCTGGAGAGCCACTTTTCTGCAACCCCCTTCATGGTGACAGACACAAGCGATGGCAGCCTGTTCAGAATCAGACCCAATGCCTCTGCCAACGCCACTGGGGATGGTGTGCCAGCCACCAGTTCCATGGAGGACATGATCGCCATCTGCACCATCGGGACAATCCTCTCCCTCATGTGTGTTATTGGGGTGACAGGCAATGTCTACACCTTGCTGGTGATGTGCCATTACTTGCGATCATCTGCCTCCATGTATATTTACATCATCAACCTTGCGCTGGCGGACCTGCTCTACCTTCTCACCATCCCCTTCATCGTTGGGACCTACTTCATTCAGAAGTGGTACTTTGGGGACATTGGCTGTCGCATCCTGTTCAGTCTGGACTTCCTCACGATGCATGCCAGCATCTTCACCCTCACAGTCATGAGCACAGAGCGCTACTTTGCTGTGCTGAAGCCCCTGGACACAGTGAAGAGGTCCAAGAGTTACCGAAAGGCCATTGCCGTTGTCATCTGGCTGGTGTCACTGCTGCTCACTCTCCCGATGCTCATCATGATCCAGCTGGTGCAAAGGGACAACAAAAGCATCTGCCTGCCCACTTGGAGCAAGCTTTCCTACAGAGTCTATCTCACAATCCTTTTTGGTACCAGCATCGTGGGTCCAGGGGTAATCATTGGCTACCTTTACATCCGATTAGCTAAGATTTACTGGGTGTCACAAACAGCATCCTTCAAGCAGACCAAGAGGCTGCCAAATCAAAAGGTGCTCTATTTAATCTTCACGATAGTGCTGGTGTTCTGGGCTTGCTTCTTGCCTTTCTGGATATGGCAGCTCCTCTTCCAGTATTACGAATCCTTCCCTTTGTCTCCCAAGGTGATGAAGAACATTAATTATCTGACAACCTGTCTGACCTACAGCAACAGCTGTATCAACCCTTTCCTCTACACCCTGCTCACCAAAAACTACAGGGAGTACCTGAAGAACAGGCAGCGGTCCCTCAACAGCAGCAGTGGGTACTTCCAAAGGAGGAATCGGTTTCAGAGGATTTCAGGAAGATCCCTGTCCACGAGCAGCCAGCACTGCACAGAGACGTACGTTCTTGCTCATGCTCCTTTGGGAAACAGCAGTGCCTGA